A section of the Microbacterium sp. MM2322 genome encodes:
- a CDS encoding spermidine/putrescine ABC transporter substrate-binding protein translates to MTDPNPIRILAHADAVPLIRREITRRNVLGLAALGGAAALLAACTPGGGSSAGPQAQASGGALEDAVSVYTWGDYDSPDVVSGFTKTLGPKVSLDSYSSNEELIAKLVAAKGTSGYDIVVPTGVFIPQMIENGLLTKLNKDLIPNLSQLDPTSLGRAWDPQNEYSVCKAWGTTGFVYDKTVITRELSTWSDFFDAAKKEASGRTSMSDDPAGIVGSYFWANDLDWNTTDADALEAARTFLVQEVAPHISAFDSYPGTNAIPQGTQVLMQAWNGDARLGLLNSSEPDRWQWVLPGPVTELWMDNWAIAAGAPHPEAAHAFINYSLEPDNLALALDYIGYNVGGKDMEQAAKDAGMQLTDLIFFTDTQLATMKEQELNDSQTTRVEIWNEMKAAAGA, encoded by the coding sequence ATGACCGACCCGAACCCGATCCGCATCCTCGCCCACGCCGACGCGGTCCCCCTCATCCGGCGCGAGATCACGCGCCGCAACGTCCTCGGGCTGGCGGCGCTCGGCGGCGCCGCCGCACTGCTGGCGGCCTGCACTCCCGGCGGCGGTTCGAGTGCCGGTCCGCAGGCACAGGCATCCGGTGGCGCACTCGAGGACGCCGTCTCGGTCTACACGTGGGGCGACTATGACTCCCCCGACGTCGTGTCCGGCTTCACGAAGACGCTCGGCCCGAAGGTGTCGCTCGACTCCTACAGCTCCAATGAAGAGCTCATTGCGAAGCTCGTGGCCGCCAAGGGGACGAGCGGCTACGACATCGTCGTCCCGACGGGCGTCTTCATCCCTCAGATGATCGAGAACGGTCTGCTCACCAAGCTGAACAAGGACCTCATCCCCAACCTGTCCCAGCTCGACCCGACCTCGCTCGGACGCGCCTGGGACCCCCAGAACGAGTACTCGGTCTGCAAGGCGTGGGGCACGACGGGATTCGTGTACGACAAGACCGTCATCACCCGTGAGCTCTCCACCTGGTCGGACTTCTTCGACGCGGCGAAGAAGGAAGCCAGCGGGCGGACGAGCATGTCCGACGACCCCGCCGGGATCGTGGGCTCCTACTTCTGGGCGAACGACCTCGACTGGAACACGACCGACGCGGATGCGCTGGAAGCCGCACGCACCTTCCTCGTGCAGGAGGTCGCCCCGCACATCTCGGCGTTCGACTCCTACCCCGGCACCAACGCGATCCCGCAGGGAACGCAGGTCCTCATGCAGGCGTGGAACGGCGATGCGCGACTCGGTCTCCTCAACTCGAGCGAGCCCGACCGTTGGCAGTGGGTGCTCCCCGGCCCGGTGACCGAGCTCTGGATGGACAACTGGGCCATCGCCGCCGGCGCCCCGCATCCCGAGGCCGCGCACGCCTTCATCAACTACTCCTTGGAGCCCGACAACCTCGCGCTCGCCCTGGACTACATCGGCTACAACGTGGGCGGAAAGGACATGGAGCAGGCAGCGAAGGATGCCGGGATGCAGCTCACCGACCTCATCTTCTTCACCGACACACAACTCGCCACGATGAAAGAGCAGGAGCTCAACGACTCGCAGACGACGCGCGTCGAGATCTGGAACGAGATGAAGGCCGCCGCGGGTGCGTAG
- a CDS encoding ABC transporter ATP-binding protein, whose protein sequence is MTTAPEALSAHATRTVAPQGSVVLTDVVKRYGDQVAVDHLSLTIEPGEFISLLGPSGCGKTTTLRMIAGFEHPDAGAISISGADVRGTPPNRRDVNTVFQAYALFPHMTVAENIAYGLTQRRTSKAEIQERVTAALDMVQMRRFAGRRPTQLSGGQQQRIALARALVNRPSVLLLDEPLGALDRQLREEMQLELKLLQSRLGITFVFVTHDQGEALSMSDRIAIMREGHIEQLADADTVYARPATAYVAAFVGQQNFFRGTLTHSGSGVDALHVQVRAASGAITGTTGTGAVRPENVSIEADAGGSAQPNEARGELIGVSHLGETMQYLVRLGDDQSLIVRRPTPDAPRLALGDAVVCRWRAEDVLLFPADDAAEEAGYVPPPTD, encoded by the coding sequence GTGACGACGGCACCCGAAGCCCTCAGCGCACACGCGACCCGGACGGTCGCCCCACAGGGTTCGGTCGTGCTGACCGACGTGGTCAAACGCTACGGCGACCAGGTCGCGGTGGACCATCTCTCCCTCACGATCGAGCCGGGCGAGTTCATCTCCCTGTTGGGCCCCTCGGGATGCGGCAAGACGACGACCCTCCGCATGATCGCCGGGTTCGAGCACCCCGACGCGGGAGCCATCTCGATCTCCGGAGCCGACGTCCGCGGCACGCCCCCGAACCGGCGCGACGTCAACACCGTCTTCCAGGCGTACGCGCTCTTCCCGCACATGACGGTCGCCGAGAACATCGCCTACGGCCTGACCCAGCGCCGGACTTCGAAGGCCGAGATCCAGGAGCGGGTCACCGCCGCCCTCGACATGGTGCAGATGCGCCGTTTCGCCGGCCGCCGCCCCACCCAGCTCTCCGGCGGACAGCAGCAGCGCATCGCTCTGGCGCGGGCCCTCGTCAACCGCCCTTCCGTCCTCCTCCTCGACGAGCCGCTCGGCGCGCTCGACCGGCAGCTGCGCGAAGAGATGCAGCTCGAGCTGAAGCTCCTGCAGTCGCGACTCGGGATCACCTTCGTCTTCGTGACCCACGACCAGGGCGAGGCGCTTTCGATGAGCGACCGCATCGCGATCATGCGCGAAGGGCACATCGAACAGCTCGCCGACGCCGATACCGTCTACGCCCGCCCGGCGACGGCGTACGTCGCCGCCTTCGTCGGTCAGCAGAACTTCTTCCGCGGCACGCTCACCCACAGCGGTTCGGGGGTCGACGCTCTGCACGTGCAGGTCCGGGCGGCATCCGGCGCGATCACGGGGACCACCGGCACGGGAGCCGTCCGTCCCGAGAACGTGTCGATCGAGGCGGATGCGGGCGGGAGCGCGCAACCCAACGAAGCGCGCGGCGAGCTCATCGGCGTCTCGCACCTCGGCGAGACCATGCAGTACCTCGTCCGACTCGGCGACGACCAGAGCCTCATCGTGCGACGCCCGACCCCCGATGCCCCCCGGCTCGCCCTCGGCGACGCCGTCGTCTGCCGCTGGCGGGCAGAGGATGTCCTGCTCTTCCCCGCCGACGACGCGGCCGAAGAGGCCGGCTACGTCCCGCCGCCCACCGACTGA
- a CDS encoding ABC transporter permease, with translation MRRRSLGGLLALPAWVWLVAFFVAPVLLVVWFSFGYKPGIFGTHANDVLSLDRYGEALSPTFFTTFQNTLWVGVLGTALCLAIGAPVAYWMAFKVRPQRRGILLALILIPFWTNFLVRTIGWQVIIAPQGWLSTTLQQIGLLDAPLDLLYTRGAVLLGVVYNYLPLMILPLFVAFDRVGPLVREASKDLGAGKIATFARITLPLARPGIVAGVLLVYIPLMGDYITATVLGGAQGNMVGQLVASQFQTGQNWALGSAMAVVLMLVIALSIAVAAALIWLVMMPLRMRTRLEIPA, from the coding sequence GTGCGTAGACGATCGCTCGGCGGGCTGCTCGCCCTCCCCGCGTGGGTGTGGCTGGTCGCCTTCTTCGTCGCTCCCGTCCTGCTCGTCGTCTGGTTCAGCTTCGGCTACAAACCGGGCATCTTCGGGACGCATGCCAACGACGTCCTGTCGCTCGACCGGTACGGCGAGGCGCTGTCCCCGACGTTCTTCACCACCTTCCAGAACACCCTCTGGGTCGGTGTGCTCGGCACGGCGCTCTGTCTCGCCATCGGCGCACCGGTCGCGTACTGGATGGCGTTCAAAGTGCGCCCCCAGCGCCGCGGCATCCTGCTCGCCCTGATCCTGATCCCGTTCTGGACGAACTTCCTGGTTCGCACCATCGGCTGGCAGGTCATCATCGCGCCGCAGGGCTGGCTCTCGACCACCCTGCAGCAGATCGGGCTGCTCGACGCTCCGCTGGATCTGCTCTACACCCGTGGGGCGGTGCTGCTCGGGGTCGTCTACAACTACCTGCCGCTCATGATCCTGCCGCTGTTCGTCGCGTTCGACCGGGTCGGGCCGCTCGTGCGGGAGGCGTCGAAGGACCTCGGAGCGGGCAAAATCGCGACGTTCGCCCGGATCACCCTGCCGCTGGCCCGGCCCGGCATCGTCGCCGGGGTGCTGCTGGTCTACATCCCCCTCATGGGCGACTACATCACCGCGACCGTCCTCGGCGGGGCGCAGGGCAACATGGTCGGCCAGCTCGTCGCGAGTCAGTTCCAGACGGGACAGAACTGGGCGCTCGGATCGGCCATGGCCGTCGTGCTGATGCTCGTGATCGCGCTCAGCATCGCCGTCGCCGCAGCCCTCATCTGGCTCGTCATGATGCCGCTGCGGATGCGGACCCGACTGGAGATCCCGGCATGA